A region of the Chryseobacterium cucumeris genome:
CCAGAATATCAGCAAAAGACTCTGCTCAATATTTTTAAAGGATGAACATGGCCAAAGGGCGTTCAACGGAGGCAATCCCAAGTTCAATTATGATGAACACTTCAGAGATTATATTACGTTCTTTGAATATTTCCATGGTGATAACGGCCGTGGTGTGGGTGCTTCCCATCAAACAGGATGGACTGCTACTGTAGCGAAACTGATAAAGCCAAGACTCACCTTTTAATAAGCAATGAGTAATTGGTAATGAGTAATAATAAAAGCCGGATGAAACATCCGGCTTTTGTTATTTTATATAAGAGATTAAATTTTTTCTCCGTTCACATAGACTTCGTATCCGATTTCTACATTCGGTTCTAACGTTTTTGATACAGAGCAGTATTTTTCAAAAGAAAGTTCTGCAGCCTTTAATGCTTTTTTAGGATCAATTTCTCCTTCCAGAAGGAATTTTACGTTAATCGATTTAAATGGTTTTGCATCTTCTACCTGTACTCTTTCTCCTTCTACCTCTGCCTGAAAGCTTCTGATCTCCTGACGCTGCTTCTTTAAAATAGAAACTACATCAATTCCGCTGCAGCCTGCCACAGCCATCAGTACACTTTCCATTGGAGAAACTCCTTTAGCTCCCGGCTGGGAAGTATTATCCAAAAGAATAGAATTTCCCTGAGCATTGGTACATTCAAATAAAAAATCGTCGTTTATTCTGTTAAGTGTAATTTTCATTGCTTATTGCTTATTGCTTCTACAAAGTTATAAAATTCCTCTCGCTTTTATCTCCAGATATTTATTGATAACATCGATATTCAAATTTTCAGGAAGTGTATAAACAGTATAAATTCCGTATTTACGGAGTTCCTGGATGATCAGTTTCTTTTCAAACTCAAATTTTTCAGCAATGATCTCGTCATAAATTTCCTGCATACTTTCAGGATTTTTGTTGATCAGCGTCTGCAGTTCAGAATTTTTAAAGAATACTACTACCAGCAAATGGTTCTTAGCAATTCCCCTAAGATATTTCAGCTGCCGGTTTAGTCCGTCTAACGTCTCAAAATTGGTAAAAAGCAGAATTAAACTTCTTTGGTTGATGGAATATTTTACATCCTGATACAAACGGTTGAAATCACTTTCGAAGAAATCTGTTTTGATATTATAAAGAGCTTCAGAGATTTTCTTCAACTGTCCGGATTTATTATCGGCAGCAATTTTATTTTCAGCTTTCTTGGAAAAAGTCATCATTCCCGCTCTGTCTCCTTTTCTCAAAATAATATGAGACAGCGCCATGGTTGCATTGATGGAATAATCCAGCAAGCTTAATTCGTTGAAAGGCATTTTCATGGTTCGTCCTTTATCAATCAGCATAAAAATACGCTGTGATTTCTCATCCTGAAACTGATTAACCATTAAACGATTTGTTTTCGAAGTTGCTTTCCAGTTGATCGTTCTGATATCATCTCCTGGTACATATTCTTTGATCTGCTCAAATTCCATGGTATGTCCCAGCTTTCTGACTTTCTTGATTCCGCCTAATAAAAATTCACTCTGAATAGCCATCAGTTCATATTTTCTTAGATGAATAAAAGAGGGATAGGCAGGAAGCATAGCATCTTTCTGGAAAATAAATCTTTTTGAAATCAGTCCTATTGGTGATGATGCGTACACATTCAATCCTCCGAAATGATATTCTCCCCTTTCTTTAGGCTCTAATGTGTATTGAAAAAATGTATTTGCTCCGGAAGTGATCTGTTTTTTGATCAGAAAATCTCTTTTCTGAAACTGAAACGGGATTTCATCAATAATTTTAGTGGCTATGGTAAAGTTGTAATTATTCTTGATGTCAATTTTTACAAAATTCTCATCTCCGTTAGACAGTTTTTCCGGCAGAATTCTTTGAACCTGCAATGCATTCTTTTGGTTGAAAAGCAACAGAAAATCTACCATTGCTGCCAAAAAACAAATCAGGAGTGCGATATGGGCTACCCACATCAGCACCGGAAAGAAAAATGCAAGGACATACAGAATCCCCACTCCGATGAGTGTAAAAAAGAAACGTGTATTGATGTATAAGTTTTTCATTGGTTAGGTGGCAGGTTGCAGATTATAGGTTGCAGGTTACAGGTTTTGAGGATTATGTGAACGCACCATAGGTCTTACAGTTGTATTATTGTAATGAGTTAATGAGTCCGTTCAACATTTTGGATATTTCTATAATCTTTTCATTTAATTTTAAATGCTCATTTTCATTTAAAAATTTGAGATTTTTTGAAATAATTAATTGTGTTTCTACTTCCGCACAACTGCCTCTTGATATTTTTAAAAATTGCGAGTAATCAGGTTTGCTTCT
Encoded here:
- a CDS encoding four helix bundle protein translates to MANFKELLVWQRSIDFVTEIYRTTEAFPKDEIYGLTSQIRRAAVSIPSNIAEGNSRRSKPDYSQFLKISRGSCAEVETQLIISKNLKFLNENEHLKLNEKIIEISKMLNGLINSLQ
- a CDS encoding DUF58 domain-containing protein, encoding MKNLYINTRFFFTLIGVGILYVLAFFFPVLMWVAHIALLICFLAAMVDFLLLFNQKNALQVQRILPEKLSNGDENFVKIDIKNNYNFTIATKIIDEIPFQFQKRDFLIKKQITSGANTFFQYTLEPKERGEYHFGGLNVYASSPIGLISKRFIFQKDAMLPAYPSFIHLRKYELMAIQSEFLLGGIKKVRKLGHTMEFEQIKEYVPGDDIRTINWKATSKTNRLMVNQFQDEKSQRIFMLIDKGRTMKMPFNELSLLDYSINATMALSHIILRKGDRAGMMTFSKKAENKIAADNKSGQLKKISEALYNIKTDFFESDFNRLYQDVKYSINQRSLILLFTNFETLDGLNRQLKYLRGIAKNHLLVVVFFKNSELQTLINKNPESMQEIYDEIIAEKFEFEKKLIIQELRKYGIYTVYTLPENLNIDVINKYLEIKARGIL
- a CDS encoding OsmC family protein, which encodes MKITLNRINDDFLFECTNAQGNSILLDNTSQPGAKGVSPMESVLMAVAGCSGIDVVSILKKQRQEIRSFQAEVEGERVQVEDAKPFKSINVKFLLEGEIDPKKALKAAELSFEKYCSVSKTLEPNVEIGYEVYVNGEKI